The proteins below are encoded in one region of Apium graveolens cultivar Ventura chromosome 4, ASM990537v1, whole genome shotgun sequence:
- the LOC141718197 gene encoding uncharacterized protein LOC141718197, translating to MDHTTLLNEIARSNAIYNLSGADDDQNYHYEPEVNESEGGETDNDEQDDSDHSTDNDDEHIPTAPWFRTEEINDNLGNCSNVNSLDDELFEGQCFTDKQAAVSAIKENHIKSSRNYHVTKSDTTRYEAKCVVEDCPWRIRVMKSKRSGLFVTTKLPTKHNCFFRTLQRDHQQLSSRMIANVIKQQITESPYLKVNIIQSQITAIHAGIIEAMKREESGFTGEWGIHRFCLLHVRSNFCSAFPGAHLKMLCWVAGNTSQLRKFEAAMEQIKELNPDAERWLRKIPLEMWTMSHDGGCRYGQATTNMIESFNGLLRSARFLPVTAMVEYIYYRSVKLVAQRRTQTLEDLQNGQTYCKKSRKLFEIIEQKASAHRVISYNQQRRVFEVITAQYRTKNGSWKGGNRHNVDVSRGFCSCGKCSRYHFPCSHIVAGCLACNLNWQHYIEPYHNLSTLCDMWKYEFNPIPNQAYWTFPLANNWEMYGFLIADEGMRRVKKKRGQRGQSSRIRTEMDNPRKVIVCGRCGQEGHTRRNSRCPQYDH from the exons ATGGATCATACTACTCTTCTTAACGAAATTGCAAGATCAAATGCAATATATAATTTAAGTGGTGCTGATGATGATCAAAATTATCATTATGAGCCGGAAGTGAATGAATCTGAAGGCGGTGAAACAGACAATGACGAACAAGATGACTCAGATCATAGCACCGACAATGATGATGAACATATTCCAACTGCTCCTTGGTTCAGAACTGAAGAGATCAATGATAATTTAGGTAATTGTTCAAATGTTAACTCACTTGATGATGAATTATTTGAAGGTCAATGTTTTACAGATAAGCAAGCTGCTGTAAGTGCTATAAAAGAAAATCACATAAAAAGTTCTAGAAATTACCATGTTACTAAAAGTGATACAACGCGATATGAAGCCAAATGTGTTGTGGAAGATTGTCCGTGGAGGATTCGAGTCATGAAATCAAAGCGATCTGGTTTATTCGTGACCACAAAATTGCCTACTAAACATAATTGCTTTTTTAGAACACTTCAAAGAGATCACCAACAACTTTCATCTAGGATGATTGCAAATGTAATAAAACAACAA ATTACAGAAAGTCCATATCTAAAGGTGAATATCATTCAGAGTCAAATTACAGCAAT ACATGCTGGAATTATTGAAGCCATGAAAAGGGAAGAAAGTGGCTTTACTGGTGAGTGGGGTATACATCGATTTTGTTTGTTGCATGTACGTAGCAATTTTTGTTCAGCTTTTCCAGGTGCACATTTGAAGATGTTATGTTGGGTAGCTGGAAATACTTCTCAATTACGAAAATTTGAGGCAGCAATGGAACAAATCAAGGAGCTTAATCCTGATGCAGAAAGATGGTTGCGTAAGATTCCATTAGAGATGTGGACTATGTCTCATGATGGAGGTTGTCGTTATGGCCAAGCAACAACAAACATGATTGAAAGTTTCAACGGGCTCTTACGTTCTGCTCGATTTCTACCGGTCACAGCAATGGTAGAGTATATATATTATCGATCTGTGAAATTAGTTGCACAACGACGAACTCAGACTTTAGAGGACCTTCAAAATGGTCAAACTTATTGCAAAAAATCAAGGAAATTATTTGAAATTATTGAGCAAAAAGCATCGGCACATAGGGTGATTTCTTACAATCAACAAAGAAGAGTCTTTGAAGTTATTACTGCTCAATATAGAACTAAAAATGGATCTTGGAAAGGTGGTAACAGGCATAATGTGGATGTATCTAGGGGCTTTTGTTCTTGTGGAAAATGTAGCAGATATCATTTTCCATGTTCACATATTGTGGCAGGATGTTTGGCATGCAACCTAAATTGGCAGCACTATATTGAACCTTATCACAATTTATCAACACTATGTGATATGTGGAAATACGAGTTTAACCCAATCCCTAATCAAGCATATTGGACATTTCCACTAGCAAATAATTGGGAGATGTATGGGTTTCTCATTGCTGATGAAGGTATGAGGAGGGTAAAAAAAAAGCGTGGTCAAAGGGGTCAAAGCTCGCGTATTCGAACTGAAATGGACAATCCTCGAAAAGTGATAGTTTGTGGACGATGCGGACAAGAAGGACATACAAGACGTAATTCACGATGTCCTCAATATGATCATTAG
- the LOC141716609 gene encoding glucan endo-1,3-beta-glucosidase 14-like, translated as MKLFSALNLNIKQMAFSSSFLIWFFVTFSIAFPHYSTVDAFIGTYGVNYGRLADNIPAPESVVTLLKAARIRNVRIYDSEHSVLEAFKGSGIEIIIGLNNGLVKDVGGSEDRAMTWVKENVEAFVPGTKIRGVAVGNEILGSGDEGLMEALLPAVKNVYSALERLNLAKQVEVSSPHSAAVFADSYPPSDGVFKDTVLPYMKPLLQFFSQIHSPFYMNIYPFLAYVSDPVTIDIKYALFKKNKGVYDAKSKLHYDNMFDAQIDAAYAALEKAGFGKTEVIVSETGWASRGDANEVGASVKNAKTYNGNLRKKLLKRKGTPSRPKTPVKAYVFALFNENQKPGPTSERNFGLFKADGSIAYDIGFTGLVPSSASSSFLSMKGKGLQGLLGSSLSSMIFASCSVAVILFMM; from the exons ATGAAGTTGTTTTCTGCACTCAATTTGAACATCAAGCAAATGGCATTCTCCTCTTCTTTTCTCATCTGGTTTTTCGTTACATTCTCCATTGCCTTTCCGCATT ATTCAACGGTGGATGCATTCATAGGTActtatggagtaaattatgggAGGCTAGCGGATAATATACCAGCACCTGAGAGCGTAGTGACTCTGTTAAAGGCAGCGAGAATAAGGAATGTCAGAATCTATGATTCAGAACATTCAGTTCTTGAAGCCTTTAAAGGATCAGGAATCGAGATCATTATAGGACTCAATAATGGACTCGTGAAGGACGTTGGTGGGAGCGAGGATCGTGCAATGACTTGGGTCAAAGAAAACGTAGAAGCATTTGTTCCTGGCACAAAAATTCGAGGAGTGGCTGTTGGAAATGAAATACTGGGAAGTGGTGATGAAGGGCTAATGGAAGCGTTGCTTCCAGCAGTTAAAAATGTTTACAGTGCTCTAGAAAGACTGAATTTAGCTAAACAAGTTGAAGTTTCAAGCCCACATTCTGCTGCAGTTTTTGCAGATTCTTACCCTCCGTCTGACGGTGTTTTTAAGGACACTGTTCTTCCTTACATGAAACCACTTCTGCAATTCTTCTCGCAAATTCATAGCCCTTTTTATATGAACATTTACCCTTTTCTTGCCTACGTCAGTGACCCTGTAACCATTGATATCAAATACGCCCTTTTCAAGAAGAATAAAGGGGTTTACGACGCAAAGAGTAAACTGCATTACGATAACATGTTTGATGCTCAAATAGATGCAGCATATGCTGCCTTGGAGAAAGCTGGATTTGGAAAAACAGAGGTTATAGTTTCAGAAACAGGCTGGGCGTCTCGTGGTGATGCCAATGAAGTAGGAGCTAGCGTTAAAAATGCCAAGACATATAATGGTAATTTGCGTAAAAAACTACTGAAAAGGAAGGGCACTCCATCTAGACCAAAAACACCTGTGAAGGCATATGTTTTTGCATTGTTCAATGAAAATCAGAAGCCTGGTCCAACCTCTGAGAGAAACTTTGGATTGTTTAAGGCTGATGGAAGCATTGCCTACGATATCGGGTTTACTGGACTAGTGCCTTCTTCGGCATCATCATCATTTCTATCAATGAAG GGGAAGGGCCTTCAAGGTTTGCTTGGATCTTCCTTATCATCGATGATTTTCGCAAGCTGTTCCGTAGCTGTGATTCTGTTTATGATGTAA